The following DNA comes from Bacillota bacterium.
AAATAATGTTAAGTACACTATAGGTTACAACCGGGGAATGGCGCCTATGGTAACGAAAGCCCGTGACCTGTTAAAAGATTTTCCCGGCAAGAAAAAAATGATATATCACCGTATCCAGGCTCCATTTCCGGAATCCCACTGGACACATGTAGCCGAAATAGGAGGTGGGCGTTTTGTCGGTGAAGGTTGCCATGTTTTTGACTTGCTGTGTGAAATAGTACAGGCACAGCCTGTTACGGTTTATGCTTCCGGCGGTACATTCCTTGACCCGGAAAAAGTGAAAATTCCCGATAGTGGAATAGTTACAATTACTTTTGCAGATGGCTCTGTGGGTACAACTCTTATAAACAGTGCAGGATGCCCGGACTTCCCAAAGGAAGCGACCGAAATTTACTGTGACGGCAAAGCCATATTTATTAATGACTTTACTAAAATGGAGTATTATGGTTTTGAAGGCCATAAGAGGACTTACCTGGAATTTGACAAGGTAGACAAAGGGCATGCTATAGAATTAGATATGCTGGCAGACGCAATACTAAATGATACTGAAAGCCCAAACGGCCTTGTAAAAGCTGCGAGGGCAGCAGTAATAAGTTATATGGTAAATGAATCTATTGAAACGGGTGCCCCGATTACTATTAAAGAAAGCGATTATATTTTTTAATTTATTGTACTAGTTATATTCAAGAATTATGAGCCTTAGAGACTATAAATTAAAGGCTGTAAATTAAATATAAAGGAGAATAGGTCATTATGATAAGAATTGGAGTCGTAAATATAGATGTAT
Coding sequences within:
- a CDS encoding Gfo/Idh/MocA family oxidoreductase; its protein translation is MKSLKVGLIGCGGFAKGMHIPILKKNPKYTIHAAMDVIENAAKEVAEDTGAAYWTTNVDKLLSDREIDVVFITTRHDSHAELSVKAANAGKHIMCEKPMGLNRNECRAVVEAVKKNNVKYTIGYNRGMAPMVTKARDLLKDFPGKKKMIYHRIQAPFPESHWTHVAEIGGGRFVGEGCHVFDLLCEIVQAQPVTVYASGGTFLDPEKVKIPDSGIVTITFADGSVGTTLINSAGCPDFPKEATEIYCDGKAIFINDFTKMEYYGFEGHKRTYLEFDKVDKGHAIELDMLADAILNDTESPNGLVKAARAAVISYMVNESIETGAPITIKESDYIF